A single genomic interval of Chloracidobacterium validum harbors:
- a CDS encoding PP2C family protein-serine/threonine phosphatase, which produces MASEVSAPAAPPTVRFACVCDRGLQRASNQDRALAEVNARLFVVCDGVGGNTGGEIASQTAIETVRDAFITPDDHSPLARLERAIHYANRDIFEMAKHDLDLAGMATTLVALHLDGDTACVAHAGDSRLYHFANGTLTQVTTDHTPLQDAVRRGDLSLAEAQQLPKVNEVSRALGVFPEVEVEVQDFAFTVGSRFLLCTDGVTRHISNEELEGLMTTFRDNPDGLCDEIHRYCYERGAEDNFTALVVCVDPPIPDPPPASLPSLPSLQERLTRTRELSIAPSFPADRTTGEHHPLRELVEARRERARRGMVIQALIILLTATLAFSAGWWMGSRQGGLPSPAGRPGAPAGR; this is translated from the coding sequence ATGGCAAGTGAAGTCAGCGCGCCGGCCGCGCCTCCCACCGTTCGTTTTGCGTGTGTCTGTGACCGTGGGTTACAACGCGCCTCCAACCAGGACCGGGCGCTGGCCGAAGTCAACGCCCGGCTCTTCGTGGTCTGTGATGGCGTTGGCGGCAACACGGGAGGCGAGATTGCCAGCCAAACCGCCATCGAGACCGTCCGGGACGCCTTCATCACGCCTGACGACCACTCCCCACTGGCGCGGCTCGAACGGGCCATCCACTACGCCAACCGCGACATTTTTGAAATGGCCAAGCATGACCTCGACCTGGCCGGGATGGCCACCACCTTGGTGGCGTTGCACCTCGACGGCGACACGGCCTGCGTGGCGCACGCCGGCGACAGCCGCCTGTATCACTTTGCCAATGGCACACTGACCCAAGTGACAACAGACCACACGCCGCTCCAGGATGCCGTCCGACGCGGTGACTTGTCACTGGCGGAGGCGCAACAGCTTCCCAAAGTGAACGAAGTCAGCCGCGCGCTGGGCGTGTTTCCCGAAGTCGAAGTCGAGGTTCAGGATTTCGCCTTCACGGTTGGGTCGCGCTTTCTGCTCTGCACCGATGGGGTGACGCGCCACATCAGCAATGAAGAACTGGAAGGGCTGATGACGACCTTCCGGGATAACCCCGACGGACTCTGCGACGAGATTCACCGGTACTGCTACGAGCGCGGGGCAGAGGACAATTTCACCGCCCTGGTCGTCTGTGTCGATCCGCCGATTCCGGACCCGCCACCGGCCAGTCTGCCTTCCCTGCCGTCGCTCCAGGAGCGTTTGACCCGAACCCGTGAGTTGAGCATCGCGCCGAGCTTTCCGGCCGACCGGACAACCGGCGAGCATCACCCACTGCGCGAACTGGTCGAGGCCCGCCGCGAACGCGCGCGGCGCGGGATGGTGATCCAGGCGCTCATCATCCTGCTCACCGCCACGCTGGCATTCAGTGCCGGGTGGTGGATGGGGAGCCGGCAGGGCGGGCTTCCGTCCCCGGCAGGGCGGCCTGGCGCTCCGGCGGGACGCTGA
- a CDS encoding peptidylprolyl isomerase codes for MRSFQVGCLALGLMVSVACGGTPPEKPETEDKAAKPTKPAPKPCDPQDLIPVKPETVPESLEVQHILIAYKGSGAAKSPQINVTRSKEEARKLWEKVFQEARNCADFNKLVIEYSDDPYKMNDSKYNAFPGFYEITPKGVFDESFKKCAQGLSPGNIDKVESYYGFHIIRRKA; via the coding sequence ATGCGTTCATTCCAAGTTGGCTGCCTGGCGCTCGGACTCATGGTGAGTGTGGCCTGTGGTGGCACTCCCCCGGAAAAGCCAGAAACCGAGGACAAGGCAGCGAAGCCGACCAAGCCAGCGCCAAAACCCTGCGATCCCCAAGACCTGATTCCGGTCAAGCCGGAAACCGTTCCTGAGTCGCTGGAAGTCCAGCATATTTTGATTGCCTACAAAGGCAGCGGGGCGGCCAAAAGCCCCCAGATCAACGTGACCCGTTCCAAGGAAGAAGCGCGCAAGCTGTGGGAAAAAGTCTTTCAAGAAGCCCGTAACTGCGCTGACTTCAACAAGTTGGTCATCGAGTACAGCGACGACCCCTACAAGATGAACGACAGCAAGTACAATGCTTTTCCGGGTTTTTACGAGATCACGCCAAAGGGTGTGTTCGATGAGAGCTTCAAAAAGTGTGCCCAGGGTTTGAGTCCGGGCAACATTGACAAGGTGGAAAGCTACTACGGTTTTCACATCATTCGGCGGAAGGCTTGA
- a CDS encoding cyclase family protein, translating to MQIYDVTVPVHPRMPVYPGDPPVVLEPRSQMSKGAPANVCYCGMGTHTGTHVDAPFHFIETGRKLHEIPLNLMVGRVRVVEVTSRKIDVETLARLDLGEHIRVLFKTRNSQLWQQETFSSDYVFITPEAAAKLVADGVKLVGIDYLSVEEYGSTTFPTHIELLSNGVVILEGLDLRQVDAGDYELFCLPLKLMDSDGAPARVILRG from the coding sequence ATGCAGATTTATGATGTGACGGTTCCGGTTCATCCGCGGATGCCAGTCTATCCAGGCGACCCGCCGGTCGTGCTTGAACCACGCTCGCAAATGTCCAAGGGCGCTCCCGCCAATGTCTGCTACTGCGGGATGGGGACGCATACGGGCACCCATGTGGACGCCCCATTCCATTTCATTGAAACCGGACGCAAGTTGCATGAAATTCCGCTCAACCTGATGGTTGGACGGGTTCGGGTGGTCGAAGTGACTTCCCGTAAGATAGACGTTGAAACACTTGCGCGCCTGGACTTGGGTGAGCATATCCGGGTGCTGTTCAAAACCCGCAACTCGCAGTTGTGGCAGCAGGAAACGTTTAGTTCCGATTATGTGTTCATTACCCCGGAGGCAGCGGCCAAGCTCGTGGCGGATGGTGTCAAGTTGGTTGGGATTGACTATCTGTCCGTCGAAGAATATGGCAGCACGACCTTTCCAACCCATATCGAGCTTCTTTCCAATGGCGTCGTTATCCTGGAGGGTCTCGACTTGCGCCAAGTGGATGCCGGCGACTATGAGTTGTTCTGCCTGCCGCTGAAACTCATGGACAGCGATGGCGCGCCAGCACGGGTCATCCTACGTGGCTAA
- a CDS encoding bifunctional 4-hydroxy-2-oxoglutarate aldolase/2-dehydro-3-deoxy-phosphogluconate aldolase, whose product MPTPDLLQRFFTYRIMASLRATTAETAVQSARAVIKGGIRIIEVPQSTPGAMRVIGDIRHQFADEVIIGIGDVPSIEVADRAIKANAQFATLPYDNTRVVEFCRKHHLLVIPAGATPREVALLAERGTALVRVFPVSSFGGAMYVGHLRRALPSVHLLAAGGIDLAEVTTYFRAGASVVAIGSGLFPPHADDQPDFEGLTQRAQQLTATPRHY is encoded by the coding sequence ATGCCTACCCCGGACCTACTTCAGCGATTTTTCACCTATCGGATCATGGCCAGCCTGCGGGCAACTACGGCTGAAACGGCTGTGCAGTCGGCGCGCGCGGTCATCAAGGGTGGGATTCGCATCATTGAAGTGCCGCAGAGCACGCCGGGCGCCATGCGCGTGATTGGTGACATTCGGCATCAATTTGCCGACGAGGTCATCATTGGGATTGGCGATGTGCCCTCCATCGAGGTCGCTGACCGCGCCATCAAGGCCAACGCCCAATTCGCCACGCTGCCCTATGACAATACGCGGGTGGTGGAGTTTTGCCGAAAACACCACCTGCTGGTGATTCCGGCCGGGGCGACTCCGCGTGAAGTCGCACTTCTCGCCGAACGCGGGACTGCGCTCGTGAGAGTGTTTCCAGTGTCTTCGTTTGGCGGCGCGATGTACGTGGGTCACTTGCGCCGGGCGCTGCCGAGTGTGCACTTACTCGCGGCAGGTGGGATTGACCTCGCCGAAGTCACTACCTACTTTCGGGCCGGGGCCTCCGTTGTTGCAATTGGAAGCGGATTGTTCCCTCCCCACGCCGACGACCAGCCTGA